The following are encoded in a window of Candidatus Moraniibacteriota bacterium genomic DNA:
- a CDS encoding ABC transporter permease — translation MRAFIQSIRMALKNLSQNATRTFITLIGIVLSIAAIIMVMSAGESVKQFILGQLGVFGTDLIQVEPRVPSGTTSQDRSSTSIVNALTRITTLNLEDGEAIQKLDNIETFSGGSFGQGQIRYSRERSSSMIFGTSPDMIIVDENIVISEGRFYSEEEDRSLGQVAVLGSGLKEKLFGNRNAVGEKIEINGKGYRVIGVLKERGGAGFLSFDDMLYMPIQTLQKKILGVDYVSSLTVKVKDNSIVKKTAEDVRALLRKRHNIYDAKNDDFEAVSITEGQELVEEVFGAISILLLALASISLIVGGVGIMNVMFVAMEERISEIGLRKAVGARSGDILWQFLVEAVVIALFGACIGLALGVGLVWVIIGVLGYFDIDVAFGVTMNSIFVSISFSVFAGILFGLYPAWRASQIPPTEAMRG, via the coding sequence ATGAGAGCGTTTATACAATCAATTCGAATGGCTTTAAAAAATCTTTCGCAGAACGCGACAAGAACTTTTATTACGCTTATTGGTATCGTTTTATCGATAGCTGCCATTATTATGGTTATGAGCGCTGGAGAGAGTGTAAAACAATTTATTTTAGGACAACTTGGTGTTTTTGGAACAGATTTAATTCAAGTAGAACCACGAGTTCCTTCAGGGACAACAAGTCAAGATCGAAGCTCTACGAGTATTGTAAACGCTTTGACACGAATAACAACGCTTAATCTTGAAGATGGAGAAGCTATACAAAAGCTTGATAATATAGAAACATTTTCCGGAGGTTCTTTTGGACAAGGACAAATTCGATATAGTCGCGAGAGGAGTAGTTCTATGATCTTTGGGACAAGCCCTGATATGATTATTGTGGATGAAAATATCGTTATTTCTGAAGGACGATTTTATTCTGAAGAAGAAGATCGTTCATTGGGACAAGTAGCTGTTTTGGGAAGTGGCCTGAAAGAAAAACTTTTTGGGAATCGAAATGCTGTGGGTGAAAAAATTGAAATAAATGGAAAGGGTTACAGAGTTATCGGCGTTCTCAAAGAAAGGGGAGGTGCCGGATTCTTATCTTTTGATGATATGCTGTATATGCCTATTCAGACACTGCAAAAGAAAATTTTGGGTGTTGATTATGTAAGTTCTCTTACTGTAAAGGTGAAAGATAATAGTATCGTAAAAAAAACAGCCGAGGACGTTCGTGCACTTCTTCGAAAACGTCATAATATTTATGATGCAAAAAATGATGATTTTGAAGCGGTGTCTATTACGGAAGGACAAGAATTGGTAGAGGAAGTTTTTGGAGCTATATCTATTTTACTTCTTGCTCTTGCCTCGATTTCTCTTATTGTGGGAGGTGTAGGAATTATGAATGTAATGTTCGTTGCTATGGAAGAACGTATTTCCGAGATAGGTTTAAGAAAAGCAGTGGGTGCGAGGTCCGGAGATATTCTTTGGCAATTTCTTGTGGAAGCTGTGGTTATAGCACTTTTTGGTGCTTGTATAGGCTTGGCTCTCGGCGTTGGTTTGGTGTGGGTTATTATTGGAGTGCTTGGATATTTTGATATTGATGTTGCTTTTGGCGTAACTATGAATTCTATTTTTGTAAGTATTAGTTTTTCTGTTTTTGCGGGAATACTTTTTGGTTTGTATCCGGCGTGGCGAGCATCTCAAATTCCTCCGACCGAGGCTATGCGAGGATGA
- the recJ gene encoding single-stranded-DNA-specific exonuclease RecJ has protein sequence MIWEIQPFHRQAQIFAKELNLDELLAHLLLARGIDSIQKANDFLTPDYEKHLHDPFLFPDLASIVRRIEKAIKKKEKIGVFGDYDADGVTGSAVLREALEGLGLEIVVHIPDKHKEGHGLSYEGIQVFEEAGIKLFFTVDCGITNKDEIAFAKKKGLDCIVVDHHHVPEIMPDALAIINPKIPHCGYPFNGLCGAGTAFKVAQGLYQKLAPEKEDQLKWLLDIVAIGTVADCMPIIDENRIFVRYGSVVLAKTRRVGLRELYTAGRIPINDSKHPDAMMIAFQIAPRINAAGRMAHARLAHDLLVETNKERAYSLAQELENHNTQRKKLSDRIVKDVRQRAKNEFEKRNTIVVADKEYPLGIVGLIAGKIAEEFSKPTIVLAEKEDEDVYQGSLRSSQGVNLMTVLEECSHFLEKYGGHAQAAGLTVKKENFKVFSDHFEFVVTKELGKGEKYEERLIDAEIFSQHITLEFLKYLHQFSPFGEGNPEPIFFIRDVLISDVRFLGNSNQHLKLKIRLEGEASWQIIDAIGFSLGEKFSDISVGEKIHLVGRLRENEWNGKISVQITIEDIRRSNQDDTKY, from the coding sequence ATGATATGGGAAATACAACCGTTCCACAGACAAGCACAGATTTTTGCCAAAGAACTTAATCTTGATGAGTTATTAGCACATCTCCTTTTAGCAAGAGGAATAGACTCGATACAAAAGGCAAATGATTTTTTGACTCCTGATTATGAAAAACATCTTCATGATCCTTTTTTATTTCCCGATCTCGCATCTATTGTAAGAAGAATAGAAAAGGCCATAAAGAAAAAAGAAAAAATAGGAGTGTTTGGTGACTATGATGCGGATGGCGTAACGGGAAGCGCTGTTCTTCGTGAAGCATTGGAAGGTCTAGGCTTGGAAATAGTTGTTCATATTCCAGATAAACACAAAGAAGGACATGGTTTAAGTTATGAAGGAATACAAGTTTTTGAAGAAGCGGGAATAAAACTTTTTTTTACCGTTGATTGTGGTATTACCAATAAAGATGAAATCGCTTTTGCTAAGAAAAAAGGATTAGATTGTATTGTTGTGGACCATCATCATGTTCCAGAAATTATGCCAGATGCTTTGGCTATAATTAATCCAAAAATTCCTCATTGTGGATATCCTTTTAATGGACTTTGCGGAGCAGGAACGGCCTTTAAAGTGGCGCAGGGACTTTATCAAAAACTTGCTCCAGAAAAGGAGGATCAATTGAAATGGCTTCTTGATATTGTGGCTATAGGGACTGTCGCTGACTGTATGCCGATTATTGATGAAAATAGAATTTTTGTTCGATACGGTTCTGTTGTTCTTGCTAAAACTCGTCGAGTTGGACTTCGTGAGTTGTACACTGCAGGAAGAATACCTATAAATGATTCTAAACATCCTGATGCTATGATGATAGCTTTTCAGATTGCACCAAGGATTAACGCTGCTGGACGCATGGCTCATGCACGTCTTGCTCATGATCTTTTAGTGGAAACTAATAAAGAAAGAGCTTATTCTTTAGCACAAGAATTGGAAAATCATAATACCCAAAGGAAAAAATTGAGTGATAGAATTGTTAAAGATGTGCGTCAAAGAGCTAAGAATGAATTTGAAAAGAGGAATACTATTGTTGTTGCAGATAAAGAATATCCTTTGGGTATTGTGGGTTTGATCGCTGGGAAAATAGCCGAAGAATTCTCAAAACCCACAATAGTACTTGCAGAAAAGGAAGATGAAGATGTATATCAAGGTTCTCTTCGGAGCTCTCAAGGGGTGAATCTTATGACGGTATTGGAAGAATGTTCGCATTTTTTGGAAAAATATGGAGGTCATGCTCAAGCTGCAGGACTTACTGTGAAAAAGGAAAATTTTAAAGTTTTTTCAGATCATTTTGAATTTGTGGTTACGAAAGAATTAGGAAAAGGAGAAAAATATGAAGAAAGGCTTATAGATGCTGAAATATTTTCTCAGCATATAACTTTGGAATTTTTAAAATATTTACATCAATTTTCACCTTTTGGAGAAGGGAATCCTGAGCCAATATTTTTTATTCGAGATGTTCTTATTTCTGATGTTCGATTTTTGGGAAATAGCAATCAACACCTTAAATTAAAGATTCGTTTAGAAGGGGAGGCTTCTTGGCAAATAATTGATGCTATAGGATTTTCTCTTGGCGAGAAATTTTCGGATATTTCTGTGGGAGAAAAAATTCATCTTGTAGGAAGGCTTCGAGAAAATGAATGGAATGGGAAAATTTCAGTACAAATAACCATAGAGGACATTCGTCGATCAAATCAAGATGATACGAAATATTGA
- a CDS encoding ribonuclease HI family protein — protein MEYQKIYMYTDGASRGNPGPASIGVHIETLEKDYGEYIGETTNNDAEYQALIFGLKKIKALIGKEKAKKIAVECLLDSELVVKQLNHKYKILHETTRKHFLEIWNLMLDFSEVRFTHIFREKNTIADALANKALDERNKQTLFL, from the coding sequence ATGGAATACCAAAAAATATATATGTACACTGACGGGGCTTCTCGTGGAAATCCAGGACCAGCGTCTATTGGCGTTCATATTGAAACTTTAGAAAAGGATTATGGCGAATATATAGGGGAAACCACAAATAATGATGCAGAATACCAAGCGCTTATTTTTGGTCTTAAGAAAATAAAAGCTCTTATAGGGAAAGAAAAAGCAAAAAAAATAGCAGTAGAATGTTTATTAGATAGTGAATTAGTAGTGAAACAACTTAATCATAAATATAAAATATTACACGAAACTACACGAAAACATTTTCTGGAAATATGGAATCTTATGTTGGATTTTTCTGAAGTAAGATTTACGCATATATTTCGAGAAAAGAATACTATTGCGGATGCTCTTGCTAATAAAGCTTTAGATGAAAGAAATAAACAGACATTATTTTTGTAA
- a CDS encoding ABC transporter ATP-binding protein produces the protein MVPLIVCDSLVKSYESEGVKTDVLRGISLSIGKGEFVSIMGPSGSGKSTLMHILGLLEVPTGGLYTFYDKNVKELTENEVAYLRNQNIGFVFQSFNLLPRTSVFENVELPLLYDIYDEEEKSCDREIKTMNRIKRFFTGSTKQCHAEKVKKALLSVGMDHRMTYRSNQLSGGEKQRVAIARALVNNPEIIFADEPTGNLDSKSGLQVMQILQQLNDAGHTIVLVTHETYTAEHAKRIIRILDGKIESDETLLEWRDARYESKLK, from the coding sequence ATGGTACCCCTTATTGTTTGTGATTCTCTCGTTAAATCTTATGAGAGTGAAGGTGTAAAAACCGATGTTCTTCGAGGAATTTCGCTTTCTATAGGAAAGGGGGAATTTGTTTCTATTATGGGACCATCAGGATCGGGAAAGTCTACCCTTATGCATATATTGGGCTTATTAGAGGTTCCAACGGGGGGTCTTTATACTTTTTATGACAAAAATGTGAAAGAACTTACTGAAAATGAGGTGGCTTATTTAAGAAATCAAAATATAGGTTTTGTTTTTCAATCTTTTAATTTATTACCTCGAACAAGTGTTTTTGAAAATGTCGAACTTCCTTTGCTGTATGATATTTATGATGAAGAAGAAAAAAGTTGTGACAGAGAAATAAAAACAATGAATCGAATAAAACGATTTTTTACGGGATCAACGAAGCAATGCCATGCTGAAAAAGTCAAGAAAGCTTTACTTTCAGTAGGAATGGATCATCGTATGACATATCGTTCGAATCAGCTTTCTGGAGGAGAGAAGCAACGAGTAGCTATTGCTCGTGCGCTTGTAAATAATCCTGAAATTATTTTTGCTGACGAGCCCACGGGAAATCTTGATTCCAAATCAGGTCTTCAGGTGATGCAAATTCTTCAGCAGCTCAACGATGCTGGTCATACTATTGTTTTAGTAACGCATGAAACCTATACAGCTGAGCATGCTAAAAGAATTATTCGTATTCTTGATGGAAAAATTGAATCAGATGAAACTCTTTTAGAATGGAGAGATGCTCGGTATGAAAGTAAATTAAAATAA
- a CDS encoding efflux RND transporter periplasmic adaptor subunit, whose translation MKKILMSKWFWFLVFLGGGGYWWWASNQEKVPEYETVTVGRTTITEIIDLTGAVEPVSYADTSFEISGQVESVSVKIGDTVKEGQILARLEGAQYYASLSQAETAARIAETDERLARTRELTAGRKWDELKPEEREVIKLRSQQARQNASIAAAQLKKIYLRSPMEGIVTKFDLKVGEFTGVGSSSVRITSGKDFRIIADISESDIVQLAVGQEGTAKFDSLDVREKQGVVVREIEPEAKIIQGVVYYTVHFDLKEQDTRLMSGMSTDIEVRVAESQQALFLPFRSVYETENRVFVEIFAPDGSIIEKDIRIGLSDDEGNIEILSGLEEGDIVVVRPRKSL comes from the coding sequence ATGAAAAAGATATTGATGTCCAAATGGTTTTGGTTCTTGGTTTTTCTTGGAGGAGGTGGCTATTGGTGGTGGGCGAGTAATCAAGAAAAAGTTCCTGAATACGAAACCGTGACAGTAGGAAGGACAACTATAACGGAAATTATTGACCTTACGGGAGCTGTGGAGCCTGTTTCTTATGCTGATACCTCTTTTGAAATAAGTGGCCAGGTGGAAAGCGTTTCTGTTAAAATCGGAGATACGGTAAAAGAAGGGCAGATATTAGCACGCCTTGAGGGGGCGCAATATTATGCTTCACTTTCTCAAGCTGAAACAGCAGCGAGAATCGCTGAAACTGACGAGCGTCTTGCTCGAACGAGAGAATTAACAGCGGGAAGAAAGTGGGATGAATTAAAACCAGAAGAACGAGAAGTCATAAAATTAAGATCTCAGCAAGCCAGACAAAATGCATCGATTGCAGCTGCTCAACTTAAAAAAATTTACTTACGATCTCCTATGGAGGGAATTGTAACAAAATTTGATTTGAAAGTTGGAGAATTTACGGGAGTAGGATCTTCCTCAGTGCGAATTACTTCGGGAAAAGATTTTCGTATTATAGCTGATATTTCGGAATCTGATATTGTACAGCTTGCAGTAGGCCAGGAAGGAACTGCAAAATTTGATTCTTTAGATGTGCGTGAAAAACAAGGCGTTGTTGTTCGGGAGATTGAACCAGAGGCCAAAATAATTCAGGGTGTAGTTTATTATACGGTTCATTTTGATTTGAAAGAACAAGATACTCGCTTAATGTCTGGAATGAGTACTGATATTGAGGTTCGTGTAGCAGAAAGTCAGCAAGCACTTTTCTTACCTTTTCGATCGGTATATGAAACAGAAAATCGTGTTTTCGTAGAAATTTTTGCTCCAGACGGTTCTATTATTGAGAAGGATATTCGTATAGGATTGAGTGATGATGAGGGAAATATTGAAATTCTTTCTGGTTTAGAAGAAGGCGATATTGTTGTTGTTCGACCGAGAAAAAGCCTTTGA
- a CDS encoding ABC transporter permease: MIRRLLLTWKLAWSNMMAAKLRTFLTVLGIVIGISAVMIVMSVGSSAQSLILDQVRNVGSDLVIILPGESEEDGPPAIAFGVAITTLTNEDVEAMKKKENVPYAVSVAGYANGSTIAQYKNESFNVNFNGTSAEYINVENAKIERGRYFTLDEEASLSRVVVLGFTRARDLFGDIDPVGKQIMLGNFSFRVIGVLKERGSVAFSNPDTEIFIPLSTSQKLMLGVDYLTYARMKVNDEKNIDITKLHVERLLRDRHHLEFGEANDFSVRGAGTALDLLKKVTDALKIFLVGVASVALLVGGVGIMNILLISLKQRIRDIGLRKALGALNSDIFAQFLVEAIGISLVGTVIGVIVGIFVTYVVAIIVQNLGYNWPFILTFESVGIAFVIALAIGIIFGLYPAKKAVKISPTEALRYE; encoded by the coding sequence ATGATACGAAGACTACTACTCACATGGAAACTTGCCTGGTCAAATATGATGGCTGCAAAATTGCGGACATTTTTGACTGTATTAGGAATTGTTATTGGCATCTCTGCTGTTATGATTGTTATGAGTGTGGGTTCAAGCGCACAATCTCTTATTCTTGACCAAGTGAGAAATGTGGGATCTGATCTTGTTATTATTCTTCCTGGTGAATCTGAAGAAGATGGTCCTCCCGCCATAGCTTTTGGTGTTGCTATAACAACCCTCACCAATGAGGATGTGGAAGCTATGAAGAAAAAAGAAAATGTTCCATATGCTGTTTCTGTGGCAGGATATGCCAATGGAAGTACTATTGCTCAGTACAAGAATGAAAGTTTTAATGTGAATTTTAACGGAACATCTGCTGAATATATTAATGTAGAAAATGCGAAGATAGAGCGAGGAAGATATTTTACCCTTGACGAAGAAGCATCTCTTTCTCGCGTTGTAGTATTAGGGTTTACTCGGGCACGTGATCTATTTGGGGATATTGATCCTGTAGGGAAGCAGATTATGTTAGGAAATTTTTCTTTTCGTGTCATTGGTGTTCTAAAAGAACGAGGTTCGGTAGCTTTTTCTAATCCTGACACAGAAATATTTATTCCACTTTCAACTTCTCAAAAACTTATGCTGGGTGTGGACTATCTTACGTATGCCAGAATGAAAGTGAATGATGAAAAAAATATCGATATAACAAAATTACATGTCGAAAGACTTCTTCGAGATAGACATCATCTCGAATTTGGTGAGGCGAACGATTTTTCAGTTCGAGGCGCGGGAACAGCGCTTGATCTTTTGAAAAAAGTTACCGACGCACTAAAGATTTTTCTTGTAGGTGTTGCGAGTGTTGCTCTTTTGGTTGGAGGTGTGGGAATTATGAATATTCTTCTTATTTCTCTCAAACAGCGAATTCGAGATATTGGCTTAAGGAAAGCTCTAGGAGCTCTTAATAGTGATATATTTGCCCAATTTCTTGTAGAAGCAATTGGTATTTCTCTTGTAGGCACCGTGATAGGAGTGATTGTGGGTATTTTTGTAACATATGTAGTGGCTATCATTGTACAAAATCTTGGCTATAATTGGCCTTTTATATTGACATTTGAATCTGTGGGAATAGCTTTTGTTATCGCTTTGGCTATAGGAATTATTTTTGGTTTATATCCAGCAAAAAAAGCAGTGAAAATTTCTCCTACAGAAGCACTCCGATACGAATAA